Proteins encoded in a region of the Syntrophorhabdaceae bacterium genome:
- a CDS encoding tyrosine-type recombinase/integrase, translated as KGYTVHALRHTYASELLNAGMRLEVLQQLLGHQDIEMTRRYARLTDRTREEEYFRAMAIIEKGEADGEY; from the coding sequence AAAAGGGCTACACCGTCCATGCCCTCAGGCACACCTATGCATCGGAGCTCTTAAATGCCGGTATGCGGCTGGAAGTCCTCCAGCAGCTCTTGGGTCATCAGGACATCGAGATGACACGCCGCTACGCAAGATTAACCGACAGGACCAGAGAAGAAGAATACTTCCGGGCCATGGCGATCATCGAAAAAGGAGAAGCAGATGGAGAGTACTGA